The following proteins are co-located in the Labrys monachus genome:
- a CDS encoding efflux transporter outer membrane subunit — MQLPSDRRRHHRLWGGPAILLLLAGCADVRPLVTAVSVPAGYREGGSTKPAEPLRQDWWRSFRSPELSALIEQARIGNLDIATAIANIEQARANIVSAGAALYPQINGDASAQRSRQAGSDGHVGRGQNLFSLSASASYELDFWGKNSQALASARSAAAATQFDRDTVELTTIASVANAYFAILAAQDRLAIARDNVASASHIMTLIDNQFKAGTASGLDVAQQQSLLAQQKASIPPLELSIEENKSSIALLVGRPPALVKIGGGGMARIHPPRISAGLPSQLLTRRPDIAEARATLISSHQSALSAYAAQFPSISLTGQGGVESTALKSLFDPAAGFYSAAAGLTQPIFDGGTLRSAVEHANGVQDASLAAYRKAVVQAFVDVENALAGVRLLTRQQALQQDVVDSSRKAYDISEQQLRGGTVDLVTVLQTEQTLFSAQDSLAQIKLSRLQALISLHQALGGGWTAPAPLTPPD; from the coding sequence GTGCAACTCCCTTCCGATAGACGGCGGCATCATCGGCTTTGGGGCGGTCCTGCAATCCTGCTGCTGCTCGCCGGATGCGCCGACGTGCGCCCGCTGGTCACCGCCGTGAGCGTGCCGGCGGGCTATCGCGAAGGCGGCAGCACCAAGCCGGCCGAGCCGCTGCGCCAGGATTGGTGGCGCAGCTTCCGTTCGCCGGAATTGAGCGCCCTTATCGAGCAGGCGCGGATCGGCAATCTCGACATCGCCACCGCCATCGCCAATATCGAGCAGGCGCGGGCGAACATTGTCTCGGCCGGCGCGGCGCTCTACCCGCAGATCAATGGCGACGCCTCGGCGCAGCGATCCCGGCAGGCCGGCAGCGACGGGCATGTCGGCCGCGGGCAGAATCTCTTCTCGCTCTCGGCGAGCGCGAGTTACGAGCTCGATTTCTGGGGCAAGAACAGCCAGGCCCTGGCAAGCGCCAGATCGGCGGCCGCCGCCACCCAGTTCGACCGCGACACGGTGGAACTGACGACGATCGCCAGCGTGGCCAACGCCTATTTCGCCATCCTGGCGGCACAGGATCGCCTGGCGATCGCCCGCGACAACGTCGCCAGCGCCAGCCATATCATGACGCTGATCGACAACCAGTTCAAAGCAGGCACGGCCAGCGGGTTGGACGTCGCCCAGCAGCAGAGCCTTCTCGCCCAGCAGAAGGCCAGCATTCCGCCGCTGGAATTGAGTATCGAGGAGAACAAGTCCTCCATCGCGCTGCTGGTCGGGCGGCCGCCCGCTCTGGTGAAGATCGGCGGCGGCGGCATGGCGCGCATCCATCCGCCGAGGATTTCCGCGGGGCTGCCCTCGCAGTTGCTGACGCGGCGTCCGGACATCGCCGAGGCCCGGGCGACGCTGATCTCCTCCCATCAGAGCGCCCTCTCCGCCTACGCCGCGCAGTTTCCCTCGATCTCGCTCACCGGACAGGGCGGCGTCGAGAGCACGGCCCTCAAGAGCCTGTTCGATCCGGCCGCCGGCTTCTATTCGGCCGCCGCAGGCCTGACCCAGCCGATCTTCGACGGCGGCACGCTGCGCAGCGCGGTGGAACATGCGAACGGGGTGCAGGACGCCTCGCTCGCGGCCTATCGCAAAGCCGTCGTGCAGGCCTTCGTGGATGTCGAGAACGCCTTGGCGGGGGTGCGTTTGCTCACCCGGCAGCAGGCGCTGCAGCAGGACGTCGTCGACAGTTCGCGCAAGGCCTACGACATTTCCGAGCAGCAATTGCGCGGCGGGACGGTCGACCTCGTGACGGTGCTGCAGACGGAGCAGACGCTCTTCAGCGCCCAGGATTCGCTGGCGCAGATCAAGCTCTCCCGCCTTCAGGCGCTGATCAGCCTGCATCAGGCGCTCGGCGGCGGCTGGACCGCCCCCGCCCCGCTCACGCCGCCGGACTGA